A part of Drosophila bipectinata strain 14024-0381.07 chromosome 3L, DbipHiC1v2, whole genome shotgun sequence genomic DNA contains:
- the LOC108133506 gene encoding uncharacterized protein, which translates to MKLAIVFALFFAVILCLTEAQVPGPNNAMDAAKGGVGAAAGAGGQIGAHGDGAADVAEGGPGAGMSAGIGAGGDMSASAKAEAENGAGRRR; encoded by the exons ATGAAATTGGCTATTGTGTTCGCGCTTTTCTTCGCTGTGATATTG TGCCTTACTGAGGCTCAAGTTCCGGGCCCCAACAATGCCATGGATGCGGCCAAAGGAGGCGTAGGAGCTGCCGCAGGTGCCGGCGGTCAGATCGGAGCACATGGCGATGGGGCAGCGGATGTGGCTGAGGGCGGCCCCGGGGCTGGGATGTCGGCCGGTATTGGAGCAGGTGGCGATATGAGTGCCTCCGCCAAGGCTGAAGCTGAGAATGGAGCTGGTCGTCGCCGTtag